Below is a genomic region from Prunus persica cultivar Lovell chromosome G3, Prunus_persica_NCBIv2, whole genome shotgun sequence.
GGCTTGAGTGGCTGATTGAAGTGCAGCTTAGAGCACCTCCACCCCAAAGGGCAAGGGGGGCAGGGGCAGggcaaaggcaaggcaaggtttgtcactattcacgtgaatagtggcagcctttgtcttttttgttttcacccCACAGGACAAGGGCAAGGGTAATTactatttactttaatttattttcaattttttatactttaaccattaattttgataagattttcggttgccacgtgtcactatttattataaaattcacatctcaGTCATCTTAAATTTGAAATACCTACTCACTTATtatacaattgaaatattcCTGGTCCTCATAGTCCAACATAATCGAGTACAAGGACGACTCAATCATTGGCAGAGGCAGTTCCACCGGATCACGACTTGTGTGagtatttttctttggagGACGTAATAGTGCCATTATTTCCGACACGGAATGCTTCACTGGAACCTATTGCGGGCATTGTTCGCTTGAGGAGTCATGTGTaatggttttcttcttttttgttttaccttgaataatttattttaaaaaaatgaaatttgaaatgcaagaaatatatataaataaataataaataaaagacattaaattgaataaaacgaccaaaaaaaaaaattttacctCGTCACCAAGATTTTGATCGCTTTGAACATTTGTCCATGACTCCAACGgtaaaatttttttgattttcttgcacTGATGTTAGCAACCCGAAGGCAACAACATGGGTCTGCTCATGGGCTTGCCTGGACTCGTGGGACCCACCTGTTGCCCAGGTTGGACTTGGAGCGCTGGAGCTGCTCGTTGGGCCTAGAGCCCCCTCCTGCTTGGGCTAGCCTTTTGCGATGGCGGTGCTCTTAGAAGCTAGAACGACAATATATTGCTTACCCTACATCTTGACAGGTAGAATTCttacaatatttatttaataaaaagggCATGCCAGCTAAGCTTAGAGGGCCCCACCAATGCGAGAGAATCTGCCTTGTAACCGGTTTTATATCCTCTTGTGTGTCTCTCTAATTGCATGATAGCTATGATTCTTTCAACCAATTTGTGTCAAAACATAATCCCTCTCACTATTCTTTCATATAGCAAAGCATGCTAAGATCTGGGTAATTCAGAAAGTTCATGATAACCCAAAGGCTGATCTTCAATTACAAACCCAAAATGGCATCCCCCATGGGACAATTTTCAGGCTGTATAACATGGGGTGGTCGGGGTTGTGTGACGAGGGGAAGATAGTGTTGGGCTGGCCAGGATAGATACAGAAATGTGGGAGTTTGCCGCGACTTGGGTGGAAGGAGAGGAGCTCTGAGGTGGTGAGGGTGGTGGTTGCGTAAAAGTCTTATTTACCtctaattttaacaaaaagaatcCATGATTCAACAATATCCAATTAAAGGACGGTTGTAGCTATTTTTTGgagattaaaattgaaaatgtaaTTCTTGGTATAATTGAGGGATTATTGTAACAATTAAACCTAAGAAATATTATGATTAAGGTTAGGGTCATTTTGGAAAGATCGGTGAGTTGGGAATGAGGGATATGCTTTTAGctgataaaatattttttttttcttctacaaTGATGTTTGACCTTAGAATGTACTTAACTCACACTTCAGTATTTTATCGTGTATGTGCTATGTGAGATTATTCTATTGAATCCAATTTGTTACCTTATTGTGttcaaaaatatatgaataatTGGGACTAAagatagaaaaacaaaaatatactTTATAaaaactagcctctctgcacgtgCTTCCGcacctgcgagaggcttttttttttttttttaaactttaaatttattttagaattaaaaaagatattgGGTAGTTGTggtccataaaaataggatccattatctgattattctttttatttttatttttttaatatgaaaagtgtgaatttaccatattatcctcatttaattaataatttcaattcttaatgtttgcattatccaagggtattttctggtattttgaatgtttcaccattctctgccttttgctttatatatatagataacgTGTCATTACCCATGAAACATGTTTGCAAAATAACAACTGACCATATCCAAACATGTTTAAAGATAAACGTGTCATTAATTTTTGTGCGAAATTTTCTTAAGCAAAACCCATTTTCCTTCCATACCCCAAAGTATTAAACTGCCATTTATGCTCGAACACAAAGAGAGGTTGACAACGATCCAAACCAAAACAGAAGTTAAATAACGTTTTGTGGGTCAACGTAGATCAAACTGACAGTTTCCACTTTTAGCAATTGCAAAATTTGCAATTTGGAGAGACCTAAAACGCTTCGTTTCTCCAAATTTCATGCAGCATTTCGCTCTCCTCCctccaattctctctctctcctctctgtcTCTCAACAAACAGAGAGAGGTAACCAAAGCCATCAAAAAACAGGGGCTGAGCTCAAACTCTTGGAAGACAGAGATCGACGACATCACACAAGTGGTTCGGTCTCTGCACAAATTAAACCCTAAACAACCTTCACAATACATACAATGTCGTCTGCTTCGAATCACGGTCttcatctcttcttcttcttcttcctcttcttgggCTTCGCCTCCTGCACCACCTTCCTTTCCAGTAATTCATTAAATTcccatttaatttgtttatgttctttttctttttcttgttggaAATTTAATTTCTTGGGTCGTTGATTTTATCTACGTATGAATGTTGCAGATGATATTTTCCAGCCTGGTGGATCCATTGGACGCTCCCTTCTTCAGGCCAAACAAAGTAATTCTTCACTTTGCTTTCTCCTTTAAATTATGCATTTTCTGTTtccatatttttcatttcagaAATAATTAATTGTCAATGCCCCTAAATTCCATGGCTGAAAATGTGTTTGCGCATCACTCTTTGAGAATCTGTACACAATGTTCACCAAACATTCAgttttttatgtataaaaTGGTATGGTTTTTCTCCCACACCAAGAAAGTTGACAGATTTTTAGGCTgacaagaaagaaagcaaaacatCGTCTTCTATATGCAGTAAACTCTGAGTAAATCTTCCTGTTTTGTGGCCTTGTTTGTACTTTTTAATGAGTTGCAGTCAAAATAATGACACATACATTTTGGGTCTGTGAAGGAATTTATCAAATCGAACTCGCTTACTGGCTTCGATATTCTACTTTGGGATCAAAATATGAGAGAGAATTcatctaaagaaataaaacataGAAGAGTTGAATACAATTGCAGTAAAGAGACATGCTTCATTTTTGTATATTGACTCAACCTGACAGAATCCTAGCTTTTATCTGCCCTAGTTGGACAGGAATTGCTTTCTTTTCAGTATCATTTCAATCATTTTGGAAATCTCACTGAAATTAATAAGGAGTTTGAATATCAAACTTATGAATCGGTTTTGTGACAATTGTTTAGGGAAGAAGTTAAAATGTCTCAGATGATATTGAGAAAGTATTGCCTCTTATAATTGCCACCATTAGGCAATAACAGGGCAATACAAACCTGTGAATTGATTATTACTGCTAGAGGACTACAGTTCTTCGTTGAAACCAAAACCTgatattttttagattttgattTGGCGTCTCTAGCTAGCATGCTATGTTTTACCGGCATTCTCTTAGCTCTGAGATTCTATCACCTGCTTGTTTCTCTTGTCTTTTTGGGGTATCTGCAGATTGTCCTGTGAACTTTGAGAATCAGAACTACACAATCATCACAAGCAAGTGCAAAGGACCCAACTACCCAGCCAAGAGCTGCTGCGACGCCTTGAAGGACTTTGCCTGCCCTTTTGCAGATGCTATTAATGACTTGAAAAATGATTGTGCTACAACCATGTTCAGCTACATAAACATTTATGGGAAGTACCCTCCTGGCCTGTTTGCGTCTCAATGTCGCGAAGGGAAAGAAGGTCTCGCATGCCCCGCTGAGGCACCGAAACCTCAGAAGAGTAGAGGTCAGATAGCAGCTACTCACTCCATCATACTAGCACTCACTGCAGTCCTAGTATTATCATTCAATATGTTCTGAGCTGGTGTGAACTGTGGAAAACACCACCCAACTTATAAccattaattcaatttaactTTCCCTGCTTTCTCACACCAATTTGTATGCTTGAATTTGTACTCTAAATATGAAACTGCCCAAATAGTATAACTTTATTATATGCTTGTTAGTGTGTGTTCATTACTGGACCACACACACACTGCCAAAATGAAACGACTTCGTTTCCATCCGATGTACAATCTGTTGTTCTCCTGGGATGCATAGCTTTCATAGTATATGAAACACCCAATTAAGATCTCAGATTTTCTTATAGTTTTACCAACGTTGGAATAAATACTACCTCAACTATTTTGACCTAGTAAACTTCATTATTTGGGCAAAAAAACCCGTATGTCGCAACAGGTGATGAGTTTTGTTTGATTATCGTTTTCTTTGAAACATTATGGGCCCAAATCAAAGCTCGAGACCCAAACATATAGAGAATGACTATTTGAAATATGACATGTCGTCTCCACTTTACTTGAAGCgatctttaatttaaattttattcacGACAGTTactgaataaagaaaaaacaagaatgTTAGGCTTTGCCTATAATGTTGTGGGTGGAGAGCGAAGATGCAACTTGAAGGGTACAACCCAAAACTTGCCCAAACTCGACCCAAGAAGAATATTCTAAAATGAGCACTGCTATTCAAAGGTGTTCCACCTCCATTTTAAAAGGATGCATAAATGGTAAGTTGACAAGATCATCATATTCTtataacaattttaatttaatggtgattaaaaaaagagagtaatgTTTGGTGCAGTCAATAAAAGTACGCTAGGCATTTGAGAAAACTATCTTCCTCAAAGAAGCACAGAAGAAAACCAATAAATATCACAATCATGGAAGAAAACAAGTGCTATAAGTTTCTGACATCTTTTTTGGTGACCACGCATCGTTGTTGTTGAAGTATGTGGTTGGTTGTGGAATATTTCCATGATGCACGTGAAAGGCCAAATTCCCCACCTAAAGCTTAATTTTGGTGATGCTCTAGTCAAACTTGAGCTCCAATATCTTAAAGGGATTTTTATAGCTTTGCTTTTGAGAAGTGACATATCTTTGTGCTAGGCATGTCATAGCACAAAAGTTTCAAATATGAAACTAAgaatattctttctttctgtaaTTGTTAATGAATTCACTTCTAAATAATCAATtctatgaaattaaaaaaaatattatcctACCAAAGAGGCTGACAAGATAAGATGATTCTTAGACTAAATCTAGACTGTGTATATTAAGTTGATTTTTATGTGAATTGATGGCCAAATTCCACACCCGAGGTATGTAAACGTTGACGCGTTTGTGTGTGAATTCTTATTTAATCGAAtcattttctttgataaaGTTAAACCATTTTAAATATGTGGTCCTAACCgacaatataaacatatatggaGATATCATAACGTAACATCTATGTGGTCAAGAGAATATTATTATAGTATAGGCAATAATATCATAAGCAAAGAAGCCCATTACTCTCGAGATGGTACTTGCTTCGAGCAATAGGGCTGTCGGATAGTATTATTTTGCTATTCATGTCTAATCACACTCCGCCATATGAAATTCTTATCACTCGTGGCGAAACTTGATTGTCAtgatttacaaaattttctccTCAAAACGGTTACaattagaaaaaggaaaaaaaaaaccataaattCATTTACATAATTCCTCTGTTACATgtgattttatgaaaaaacaaatcacCATACCATATGACTTTggcatccaatccaatcattAGTCCACTGGCAACATTtagtaaaagaaagaaaggagacCAGAAAACAGGGGAAGATAAATTAATTCCACATGAAAGCTAGCCCTTAACTTAAAGTTACAATTCCTCTGTTTCTAGTACTAATTTCATCTACCCAACGATTGAAAGTCCTATCTTCAAGTTGTTTCCTGAAGATGGATCAAAAGCGAATCATCAAAAggcaaaaatatatttagatTTGAAGAAGATGGATCTGTGAGGCTTGATGAGTTGAGACCAAATCTTATTATCTATGAGCAGTGACCAAGGTTTCAATAAATCTCAAGCCATCGAACCTCGGAGCAAATTTTTCTGTGGAAGGTGATggattttcttgatttctctTAGAAGAGACAGCCtcctacaaaatcaaacaTAAACAGATCAGTTTCTTACTtcatggggaaaaaaaaaagagtagaaGTTGGGTGCTAGAGAGTTTCTCTTTTTGCTCAAAATTCCAGATTTcaatgattttcttttcttttcttttcttattttttttttctcagcaaccaaacagagcagAACCCAAGAAAAATAGGAGCAGCCAATATAGGCTAAACACTATGTGAACAAAATTGAACGTCCCAAGAAAACCCAGAATTCGAAttaaggtttttttaattacctGATTAGAAAATCGCATGGTTGAATTAGACACAAagcttgaagaagaagaagaagaagaagaagaagaagcagcgaGAGCAGTAGCAGAAGCGGCGGCGACTGAGGCTGCTAAAACACCAGGCTTCTTCATGACGGCTGAAGATGGTGTAAGCTACCGAGATCTCTGGACAGCCTAGAACTTGGGAGACTGTTTGTTTCGGCGTATAATGAATGAGAAAGTGAGAGAAAGCAAAACTGTGGGCAGTTGGAGGGGCTTTGacggcatatatatatagtggtcGACCGTGGTCAGTGGTAATTTCGAACGTTTACGCGGCAACGATGCCCAACTTGGGTTTCGACATTCCAAAATTGCCCTTTGCAGTCTTTTTTCACATATTTGCAATTGTCTTAAATGCCCTCGTATTTTGAAAATAGTATTCAAACTCTTGCATTTGAGAACAACAGTGAAAGGCTGGTGtaactatttctttttgtataaTTGAATCCTTTATGGATCCGAATTCATGTCATGGGGTCCAGATTTGATTATTGAATGCAAAGACTAACGcatttttttgtgtcatttgGGGAGGGATTCGAGTTAAGATTTCTTTTAATACGAACTATTATTggcactttaaaaaaattatcatacaCTTATTCTTTATAAAAATACGAGAAGAAAATTGtacttaaataaatatacaatgaCTTTTTGACTtgtaaataatagtttactgtaaaaaaaaattataattataatcttTCAATTTCTAGTGTTCATGTGTACAACGGACTTATATGAGCATAAGTTGAGTCCAACCAATATAGCTTGAGTGCAATTGTGAGTGAAAAGTATCAACCGAACTCATCTAATTCAAGCCTAAGAAATTGGGATCACGACCTTATTTTCTCAAAAGTTTACTTAAGAGAATGCAAATGCAACATATGTGTGTTTTGTTAGTTGGTTAGGGAAGTGTAACCGTCTCTTTGGAATTGAGTTTGAGTTCTCTCATTCTCGTATATTAGAGTATTTAGAATATTTCcttgtaaaataaatatacaaatgCATAAATCAAGCCtgattaaaattatataattaaataacttGATTGGACCATTGCAGTACAAAAGTATTGATATTtgcattaaagaaaaaaaagataaatacatTGAATTCAAATGATTCATTGAATCTAATTATTtcaaagacaaaatattgcatTGAACTTAAGTATTTCAAACACATTGCAAATTAATCTGTTAGTAGAGTATAACTCAGTTGGTTGATATCTTCCACCTTCACCTATGTGGgtagaggttcaaaatctctAAGCAcctaatgaatatttgtgtaatcCATCAATCATTTATActcacaaatatatatatatatatatatataaatatatattaatctaGCATTGTTTTCAAAATCGAAATACTTTCTTTTCAATAATTTCAACAAATGGATCATTATATTATGTGGATTTATATATAACACTTgtttgttctttatttttgttacttAACCCATTAATCATTTCAACCAATCTCATTGATTGATTATACTTGATTATATTTACTTTCAAAAAATGGGTATGGTATAGATTGTAGTCCATACAACCCATTATCTAGTTCTGTTCTTGAGATTAAGTCTATACCAAATAAATAGTTTAAGTGCCCGTTTGACATTACTTATTTAGGGTgataagtaattttttttaaaaaaatttgggaaacctagcccgtttggtaaactatgaaaatcacttaatgttaaaaattgttgtgagaaaaagctataataaaaaataactaataaggtgctttcattttttgattatgcaggaatcaatTTCAAAGATGTAAGCCAAACTGCTTTCTTTCACAACAAATCTAACAACGATTATTTTTACAACACAGTAATGTCAAACTGACAAAGTCTCATAATTGTATCTTCTTTCATTTGGTCCAACTTGttatttgagaattttttttgttcattcaATTGTGATAGTatctttccttcttccttttttcgaACCAATTTATCTTTGCTATGCTAACCTCATCTTCCAAGTATCCACCACAGGAAAGGAAAAACGAAAAGACAAGAGTGAGGTTAGTTTATTGACCGAAAATAAGAAAGATTGAGGTTAGTTTCGTAATAGGGGAAAAGTCGATCTAGAAAGGCAAGAATATTGGAGGGGCAATTTGGTAATGTGGCAATCAGTTTTAGGTATTTCTGCGGCACGTCGATGTTGATTTTTTCGAGATGAAGTTAGCCCTGATAGGCTGATCTTTTCTAGTCGCACTCAATTATCTCCGGCCACGTGAATGATCCAGATTGTACCATACGAGCACCACTAGTTTCGCAACGTAATTAAAGGCCGATTTCTTTGGAACGAAGATGTGTGGCGTGGGCGGAGTGGGGCTGACAGTTTGGAAGCAATAAATGAAATTACTATTTTAGCCCCCCTCTGATTGACATTATTACCATACACTTCGTTTTCATCCCATCAgcacattttttaaattttttgagacCGGCCACGTCAATtattattggttttttttttttaaatgttcgGTGATGAATGCTTGaatatattcaatttcttgtttAATGATTCAAGTCCTCAACTTAACAAATTAGAAGGATTTAGGTGGGATTAGCTAGGTGAAATCAGTGTTCTAGTGCTTTATAATCtttggtttcattttttaCATTATTTGCCCGTTCttatttagattttaaatcataataATTCTCTTATTgtttaattcaaatataattagGAATAAATCACTCCAGTATTTAATAGATTAACTTGATCCCTATTAGAACGATACTCTATTTACTACTATACTAATTTGAGCGTTATTGTACACATGCAATTAATCACATTAGATCACTCCTACTCTCTCCCACTCCTACTATCATATCTAGAATCCATGTCCACGCTCACGAAGCAATTCATTTTGCTTTATCTTGGTTACCTTCAAACTTTTCAAGTATTCACAAAGCAATTCATTATAACCATACACTATAGTTCATAGTTAAAGAGGAATGAATTTTTATATGTAATAAGTAATGTTAAGCTAGGTTCTAGAAAACATAGCAAAGGAGGGTGCAAATCTTGCAATTGCCTTAGGAAACTCATGCGTGAACAATTATTAGGAAACTCACGTGTGAATAATTATAGTGTGGTATTAGCATATGGTCACATAGTGTAATTTGTCTACATGCTATAATATAAGtgaatatttattgatattataccctaaaagtgaaaaatatgaatcaTGTCATCTATTCATCTCATAATACGTAAACGAGTTAGACCACATCACTGTATTACATTACCATTCAATAATTCATCCATGTGCGATAAGTGTACAACTTTTGTATATCGTCCCAATGTATCAacttttgtatatatttttttaaacttgaAAATGACCAGAAAGTAGCTAAGCTAAATAGTTAAATTGAAACGTACTATTTAATTGAATCCCATCACTATACAATATACTTATAGGTAAAATCTTTTCTTGAATGGACTAATGCAATTTCTCACTTCGTTAACAAAAGTTTAATTTTGTAGCTTTAAAAagaatattataaaatttaatttattatgtgtGCACATATAGTATATACAACAAGTATGAATATTTATAGGAAGAGTTGGCCAAAACTTTGACTAATATAGATTTGGCAAGAGGCAaaagacaaataaaaaagctGCATAtgccaaaaactaaaaagagcttctaatttttttatataatatatactagccccttgacacatgctcacgcatgtgccaattggttttcttttttatttttatttttatttttagaattaagaaaaaataacagggtagttatgttccataaaagtaggacctattatcttattttgtttttaattttaatttttttaatattaaaaaatgtgaatttacgatattatcctcatttaattaataatttcaattcttaatatttgaattaacaaagggcatttcctggtattttgaatgtttcaccattctctgccttttgctttatatatatagattatataCACACATTACTGCTATTAaatctattatatatatacacaacaaGCATGACTCTTTCTGAAAAAATTAGCCGACACATGAAAATCTATATAATTatcattttataataaaaagatgaaaatcaATATGTTCTACCCAAAATCAGTACTCATTTTAAGTCTTTTATCATTCTCTATTTTTCTTCGTGAGATTTTTGGAGCTCCTTTTTTGGGGTACAAATGTTTCAATCAGCTAGAATTTTCCAGCCAATGGGCTTTACgagaataatttaaatatgttACTCACGCAAGTATTATCTAAAGAAATTTCACCTTCAGGATACCAAAGTGGGGTCATCAATGGCATGTCAAAATCTATGATGGAACAAAATACTTTCCATATATGGCCTAGCCCAATGTTGGAGAACCATGATGCAATTTAACCAAGACACACTATAAAGCATCAGGCGAAGAGCTGCCTAGCAGGCGCTGTCCTCTAAGCCGAAGAGCTATTATTTGGCACGCAAATTGCCTCATAAAAAACTCAGATATAAATTTGTCATGTGTAGTTTATAAATGAGAGAAAGAAGTGAGGAATCCTCTTTTCGACTCTGACTCTCCCACTCCAGTTGttgcttttctttctgttACTTCGAAAGTAGCTGCTTCAGCTTCAGCCACAATAATAGAACTCAAATAATGTTCAATTTTTAGGAGCATAACTGACGCAGCGTGGCAATTGATCGGTTAAAATCTTAGCCTAAACATGTAACTCTAGAATGCATTAGGAAGATATGAGAAAATCTAAAGGTTTAATTGATAAACTGgaataacaaaacataatCCTAACCACCGGTAAAGTATGTTTAAATACTCCTAGAAACCCTAGGTAttacaaaagaattaaaataggaaaataaaaaagtttccAAAAACTGTACAAACTTTAAAATTGAATTTCGGGCAAATAAATGATCTCGGATGCTCGAAAAGTACATACATCATGGCAAAGCCATGAATCATTCTCTTCGAATTGACAGGTCATGGGCCCAATTATGAGCTCCCATATGCACTTTACTCGATTTGTCTTTATGCGCGCGTCGCTCCAACTCCTCTTCAATTGCTTCCGCCATTCTACATCAGTAACTTACATATAACGAATTTCATACCAACATGTCTATAAAACTCAACACGCGACTGTCGCAAACACACATTGATTAGATATGAAACTCGGTGTTTGTAAGTTGTTCTATGAAGGCGAGAATCATAATCATTTAATACATTAATTTGCAGAACGCAACAATTCTCCTTTTGAAGGGTCTTCATTGATGGAGTATATTTGGTTAAACATTTATCTAcatagcaacaacaaaaatattttataagatGCCATTGTTTCAATGTACCCCAACAACATTTTCGTTTTATCCATCATTCCTTGAAATCTAGAAGAATAATCATCCATTTTATTGCACAGAAGCAGCCTACAATTAGTAAAATTCAGAAATTAAATTTCCAAACAGCTCAAATAATATCCTAACTTCATGTTggtttttgaaaattgaaaccaTTAATCTAGCAAATTTTGTATCCAGAATCCAACATCTGAAAAATACTTACCTTCTTATAcgtaaaaattcaaatcagaATGATCAAAACAGCTCAAATAAACTGATATATTCGATATGTAGAAACCCGTAAAATCCTAAATCATattgaattattttaaaattctaaacagagagagatgagattgATAAATTATTCATACCATACATGATTCAGCCTAGAGGGAATCAAAATTAAAGTCCCTATCTTTGCCGACAAGACATGGATACTTGAGAGATTGCCAGATCCCCTAATATAT
It encodes:
- the LOC109948341 gene encoding uncharacterized serine-rich protein C1E8.05, encoding MKKPGVLAASVAAASATALAASSSSSSSSSSSFVSNSTMRFSNQEAVSSKRNQENPSPSTEKFAPRFDGLRFIETLVTAHR
- the LOC18766021 gene encoding GPI-anchored protein LLG1, whose product is MSSASNHGLHLFFFFFLFLGFASCTTFLSNDIFQPGGSIGRSLLQAKQNCPVNFENQNYTIITSKCKGPNYPAKSCCDALKDFACPFADAINDLKNDCATTMFSYINIYGKYPPGLFASQCREGKEGLACPAEAPKPQKSRGQIAATHSIILALTAVLVLSFNMF